One genomic segment of Pedobacter endophyticus includes these proteins:
- a CDS encoding xanthine dehydrogenase family protein molybdopterin-binding subunit translates to MSKLLKGQPISRLEGHLKVTGQAKYAGEYNVPDLLYGYVVNSTITKGKITAINSEEVKKLPGIVAVFSHLNRPSLAWFDIQYSDMDAPPGSPFRPLHKGDVIYNGQPIALIVAETFEQARHAASVLKVTYETEEFNTDLEANLSTARDPKVGMATALKPLPPKDKGNAEEAASLAPHSASGYFVHGTEHHNPLELFATTTVYDGPGKVTIYDKTQGTINCQLYVGNVFGLHFKDVRVISPYVGGAFGSGLRPQYQLFLSVMAALELKRNVRVTLSRSQMFTFGHRPPTIQTTRFSANADGKITSLYHKAVAETSRNEDYTEVVVNWSPMLYPSPNFATEYQLVPLDVFSPLDMRAPGGSTALHAIESTMDELAYKVGKDPLEMRLINYAEKDESAGRPFSSKELRECFAQGAEKFGWDKRNPMPRSMKKGNKLVGYGMATGVWESMTLPARAEATIRTDGSLLVKSAVTDIGTGTLTVMTQIAADELGLPLELVTFEYGDSKMPFAPIQGGSFTVSTVGSAVTAAVRALRKKIFKIAAGITNSPLDGYKLDEVTFSDGYVFASDAPDKKLSLFQIVSANKGKVISTKKLNVPNPLKLKKHTRAAHSAVFVEVEVDEELGMVNVTRAITAVAAGTVINPKTARSQILGGMVWSISKALREETIPDHRFGKYMNQNLAEYHIPVHADIHDLDVIFVEEKDEIVNELGSKGLGEIGLVGMPPAIANAIFHATGKRINKFPIHFEMLID, encoded by the coding sequence ATGTCAAAATTATTAAAGGGACAGCCCATCAGCCGCTTAGAGGGCCATTTAAAAGTAACCGGACAGGCGAAATACGCGGGCGAATACAACGTACCCGATTTGCTTTACGGCTACGTGGTAAACAGCACCATTACGAAAGGAAAAATCACAGCTATTAACAGCGAGGAGGTAAAGAAACTGCCCGGAATTGTAGCGGTGTTTTCTCACCTAAACCGCCCTTCCTTAGCTTGGTTCGACATTCAGTATTCAGATATGGATGCGCCGCCCGGCAGTCCGTTCAGGCCCTTGCACAAGGGAGATGTGATTTATAACGGGCAACCCATAGCGCTAATTGTTGCCGAAACCTTTGAACAGGCCAGGCACGCGGCATCGGTATTAAAGGTAACCTACGAAACGGAAGAATTTAACACTGATCTTGAAGCCAACCTTTCAACCGCCCGCGATCCGAAAGTAGGCATGGCCACCGCATTAAAGCCGCTGCCACCAAAAGATAAAGGAAACGCCGAAGAAGCTGCTTCGTTGGCTCCTCACAGTGCCTCAGGGTATTTTGTGCATGGAACAGAGCACCATAACCCGCTCGAGCTTTTTGCTACGACAACGGTTTATGATGGGCCGGGCAAAGTTACCATTTACGATAAAACGCAAGGAACGATTAATTGCCAGCTTTACGTTGGAAACGTTTTCGGGCTTCATTTTAAAGATGTAAGGGTAATTTCGCCCTACGTTGGTGGTGCATTTGGCTCAGGGCTGCGGCCACAATACCAACTGTTTTTATCGGTTATGGCAGCGCTCGAGTTAAAAAGAAACGTTAGGGTAACGCTAAGCCGGAGCCAGATGTTCACGTTCGGGCATCGGCCGCCAACAATACAAACAACTCGCTTCTCGGCAAATGCCGATGGCAAAATCACCTCACTTTACCATAAAGCCGTTGCAGAAACATCAAGGAACGAAGATTATACCGAGGTAGTTGTCAATTGGTCGCCCATGCTTTATCCAAGCCCAAATTTCGCTACCGAATACCAGCTTGTGCCGCTCGATGTGTTTTCGCCTTTGGATATGCGTGCGCCGGGAGGAAGCACAGCCCTGCACGCCATCGAAAGCACCATGGACGAGCTTGCTTACAAAGTAGGAAAAGACCCGCTCGAAATGCGACTGATCAACTATGCCGAAAAAGATGAGAGTGCCGGCAGACCATTCTCGAGCAAAGAACTTCGTGAATGCTTTGCCCAGGGCGCCGAAAAATTTGGCTGGGATAAGCGCAACCCGATGCCGAGAAGCATGAAAAAAGGCAATAAACTGGTGGGCTATGGAATGGCGACAGGTGTTTGGGAATCGATGACGCTACCTGCAAGGGCAGAGGCTACAATAAGAACCGACGGCAGCCTGTTGGTGAAAAGTGCCGTTACCGACATTGGTACAGGAACGTTAACTGTAATGACACAAATTGCCGCCGACGAACTGGGCTTGCCGCTGGAATTGGTAACATTTGAATATGGCGATAGCAAGATGCCGTTTGCACCGATACAAGGAGGCTCGTTTACAGTTTCTACAGTAGGTTCGGCTGTAACTGCGGCCGTTAGGGCCTTGCGCAAAAAGATCTTTAAAATTGCCGCAGGAATAACCAACTCTCCGCTCGACGGCTATAAACTGGATGAAGTAACATTTAGCGACGGATATGTATTTGCAAGCGATGCGCCCGATAAAAAACTCTCTCTTTTCCAAATTGTTAGCGCAAATAAGGGAAAGGTAATCAGCACAAAGAAGTTAAATGTTCCAAATCCCTTAAAACTAAAAAAACATACAAGAGCAGCCCACAGCGCAGTGTTTGTAGAAGTTGAAGTAGATGAAGAACTGGGAATGGTAAACGTTACCCGGGCCATCACTGCCGTAGCCGCAGGAACAGTTATCAACCCGAAAACGGCCAGAAGCCAAATATTGGGTGGAATGGTATGGAGCATCAGTAAGGCACTTAGAGAGGAAACCATTCCCGATCACCGGTTTGGGAAGTACATGAACCAGAATCTTGCCGAATACCATATTCCGGTTCATGCAGATATTCACGACCTCGATGTAATTTTCGTAGAAGAGAAAGATGAGATTGTGAACGAACTTGGAAGTAAAGGGTTGGGTGAAATTGGGTTAGTAGGGATGCCACCAGCAATAGCCAACGCAATATTCCACGCCACAGGAAAAAGGATAAACAAATTCCCGATCCATTTTGAGATGCTGATTGATTAG
- a CDS encoding FAD binding domain-containing protein, translated as MNDLAYFKSNSSAEAIAQVAADEQSRFIGGGTNIIDLIKYNLFFPSSLVDINGLKKEIITKTDDGILIDAFAKNADLAYHQTIEDQYPLLSKAILAGASPQIRNMATNGGNLLQRTRCYYFYDANTPCNKREPGSGCSALNGYNRNMAILGTTEHCIAVFPSDMCVALAALNASVHIAGPNGNRILQFADFHRLPGDTPHLDNNLQHGELIIGIELPNRGFNKYYSYLKLRDRNSYAFALVSVATALEIERDAITEARIALGGVAHKPWRIGEAEAFLKGKSPTRANFSLAADIILEGAKGYGFNDFKIGLAKKAIIRNCMMALDPSSQLPGAQPSL; from the coding sequence ATGAATGATTTAGCTTATTTTAAAAGCAATAGCAGCGCCGAGGCCATTGCACAAGTAGCAGCCGATGAGCAGTCGAGATTTATCGGCGGCGGGACAAATATTATCGATCTGATCAAATACAACCTGTTTTTTCCTTCGAGCCTGGTCGATATAAACGGCCTTAAAAAAGAAATAATTACCAAAACCGACGATGGGATTTTAATCGATGCCTTTGCTAAAAATGCCGATCTGGCCTACCACCAAACCATCGAAGATCAATATCCATTGCTATCGAAGGCCATACTCGCCGGAGCCTCGCCCCAAATTCGCAACATGGCCACAAACGGAGGCAACCTGTTGCAGCGTACACGTTGCTATTATTTTTACGATGCCAATACGCCCTGCAACAAGCGCGAACCCGGATCTGGCTGCTCGGCCCTAAACGGGTATAATCGAAACATGGCCATTTTAGGAACCACCGAACACTGCATAGCCGTATTTCCGTCGGATATGTGTGTCGCACTCGCCGCACTTAATGCAAGCGTTCATATTGCAGGCCCGAACGGTAACAGAATATTGCAATTTGCCGATTTTCATCGCCTTCCCGGCGATACCCCCCATCTGGATAATAACCTGCAACATGGCGAACTGATTATCGGTATCGAACTTCCCAATCGTGGATTTAATAAATATTATTCTTACCTAAAGCTTCGTGATAGAAATTCGTACGCATTCGCACTCGTTTCTGTCGCAACGGCGTTAGAAATTGAACGCGATGCAATTACCGAGGCCCGGATAGCGCTTGGCGGGGTTGCCCATAAGCCATGGAGGATAGGCGAAGCTGAAGCATTTTTAAAGGGCAAATCGCCTACCAGAGCAAATTTTTCACTCGCAGCAGATATTATTCTCGAAGGCGCAAAAGGTTATGGGTTTAATGATTTTAAAATCGGCCTGGCAAAAAAGGCCATTATCAGAAACTGTATGATGGCGCTCGATCCATCGAGCCAGTTGCCCGGTGCACAACCATCACTTTAA
- a CDS encoding (2Fe-2S)-binding protein yields the protein MAIANQIDADSTDNAQNITLEINGKSTELRLKPWVSLLDCLRERLDLTGTKKGCDHGQCGACTVICDDKRILSCLTLAVMHDGAKITTIEGLSNGEELHPLQQAFIDHDAFQCGYCTPGQICSAVGMFKEGKARNRLDVKELMSGNLCRCGANTNIIDAIMEVKERIDNE from the coding sequence ATGGCAATTGCGAACCAAATCGACGCAGATTCTACCGACAATGCGCAAAATATTACGCTTGAAATTAATGGAAAATCAACCGAACTAAGGTTAAAACCCTGGGTAAGCTTATTAGATTGCCTTCGCGAGCGGCTCGATTTAACGGGTACAAAAAAAGGCTGCGATCACGGTCAGTGTGGCGCCTGTACAGTAATTTGCGATGATAAGCGGATTCTGAGTTGCCTTACCCTTGCCGTAATGCACGATGGTGCGAAAATTACAACAATAGAAGGACTATCAAACGGCGAAGAACTGCACCCGCTTCAGCAGGCATTTATCGATCACGATGCTTTTCAATGTGGTTATTGCACACCCGGCCAAATATGCAGCGCAGTGGGTATGTTTAAAGAAGGTAAGGCCAGAAACAGGTTAGATGTAAAAGAACTGATGAGCGGTAATTTGTGTCGCTGCGGAGCCAACACCAACATCATTGATGCCATAATGGAAGTTAAAGAAAGGATCGATAATGAATGA